A single window of Culicoides brevitarsis isolate CSIRO-B50_1 chromosome 3, AGI_CSIRO_Cbre_v1, whole genome shotgun sequence DNA harbors:
- the LOC134834799 gene encoding protein Aster-B-like, giving the protein MASSTMKRSVDDLLSSSQEVLGSTLSSVNQALQQTLQRSPSPIRKTLLAASSPSSSTSTSQQQLTASPPPPKVFVKEPDGGDIFLPLSPVPLDKTDARSTTSDDSYKLSPTLPDAVSLKEGKSPKGEKEPKHSKKELTMAERAKKKNWYSVLYPSYKSRCEDFKKLFKEVPDENRLIVDYSSAIQKDILVHGRLYVSQNYLCFHANIIVYETKLVLKWKEITSIVKDKTARVIPNAISVYTENEKYFFTSFTARDKTYMMLFRVWQNALMETPMAPQELWQQVHRVYGDSLGLTSDDEDYIDPYDVNYAESGSGDISVSDAHSSKDKTTTTTTTTSSSGQHSDSMCTATDPTTTTTARKPTSLKLSGKTSAKIKVKKGELSPIEQLPTDLSDTSDSDTGTGTGTNVESSIMEQVECDSMHEGRQLVHTILPINVDNLFNLLFSKSKFLLEFHDSRRTTDFLPGEWTLNEEKAMKCRCVKLTVAINQAIGPKCSHVTETQWLRQCSREGSLYAVDIESVNEGIPYADSFSVFLHYCLSRTMDDHTVLSVHAQIKYKKSVWGVAKGFIERNTWKGLEDFFNGLLKALQSEYCIPPAKVKARRTRRGNSLQKNQHLVDPSAAHPADDAKSKSYKDSIPQYAKARTSIVTEKSAKDGFLSSKRSQEKFLSWFVISLLVVLVAVNVFLYYKLKNLESVANDLPSDYLGKLQGYDENGGNAPESHADWLKLLQQQEIHHAQEMQKWQTLLRTSIDMLKKIEDTLNSLQGLIHTTKKS; this is encoded by the exons atggcttcGTCAACGATGAAACGCTCCGTAGACGATCTCCTCTCCAGTTCGCAGGAAGTGCTCGGCAGCACGTTAAGCAGCGTGAATCAGGCGTTGCAGCAAACGTTGCAACGTTCGCCGAGTCCGATCCGAAAAACGCTTCTCGCTGCTTCATCGCCTTCCTCGTCGACTTCAACGTCGCAACAACAACTGACAGCTAGTCCGCCGCCGCCAAAAGTTTTCGTCAAAGAACCGGATGGCGGCGACATTTTTCTGCCCCTGAGTCCCGTGCCGCTCGACAAAACTGACGCTCGCAGCACCACGAGCGACGACAGCTACAAACTGAGTCCCACGTTGCCCGATGCCGTCAGTTTGAAGGAAGGCAAGTCGCCGAAGGGCGAAAAAGAACCGAAACACAGCAAAAAGGAACTGACGATGGCGGAACgggcaaagaagaaaaattggtaCAGCGTCTTGTATCCGAGTTACAAATCGCGCTGCGAGGATTTCAAGAAACTTTTCAAAGAAGTGCCCGACGAAAATCGTCTCATCGTGGATTACAGTTCGGCCATTCAAAAGGACATTCTTGTGCACGGGCGACTTTACGTGTCGCAGAATTATTTGTGTTTTCACGCGAACATCATCGTGTACGAGACGAAACTCGTGCTCAAATGGAAGGAAATCACGTCAATTGTCAAGGACAAGACCGCGCGTGTCATCCCGAACGCCATTTCCGTGTACACGGAGAACGAAAAGTACTTTTTCACGAGTTTTACGGCACGCGACAAAACCTACATGATGCTCTTTCGCGTGTGGCAAAATGCCCTGATGGAAACCCCGATGGCGCCGCAGGAACTTTGGCAGCAGGTGCATCGCGTTTACGGCGACTCCTTGGGACTCACGAGCGACGACGAGGACTACATCGATCCGTATGACGTCAATTATGCCGAAAGTGGGTCCGGTGATATTAGTGTAAGTGACGCGCACTCGTCCAAAGATAAGACAACGaccacgacaacgacgacgtcaTCGAGCGGGCAACACAGCGATTCGATGTGTACGGCAACGGatccaacgacgacgacaacggcaCGCAAACCGACTTCGCTCAAGCTATCGGGCAAGACGAGTGCAaagataaaagtgaaaaagggCGAGTTATCGCCGATCGAACAACTACCGACGGACTTGTCAGACACAAGTGATTCTGATACGGGAACTGGCACAGGCACGAATGTCGAGTCGAGCATTATGGAACAG gtCGAATGTGATTCAATGCATGAAGGACGACAATTGGTTCACACGATATTGCCGATCAACGTGGACAACTTGTTCAACTTGCTCTTTTCCAAATCCAAATTTCTACTAGAGTTCCATGATTCGCGTCGCACCACAGACTTCCTGCCCGGCGAATGGACCCTCAACGAGGAAAAAGCCATGAAATGTCGCTGCGTGAAACTCACCGTTGCCATTAATCAGGCAATTGGTCCCAAGTGTTCTCACGTCACGGAAACGCAATGGTTGCGCCAATGTTCGCGCGAAGGCTCGCTATACGCCGTCGACATTGAATCCGTGAACGAAGGCATTCCGTATGCCGACAGCTTCAGTGTCTTCTTGCATTATTGCTTGTCACGCACGATGGACGACCACACGGTGCTTTCGGTGCACGCACaaatcaaatacaaaaaaagtgtgTGGGGCGTCGCAAAGGGTTTCATCGAACGAAACACCTGGAAGGGGCTCGAGGACTTTTTCAACGGGCTACTGAAGGCGTTGCAGAGCGAATATTGCATTCCGCCCGCCAAAGTGAAAGCTCGTCGAACACGTCGTGGCAATTCGTTGCAGAAAAATCAGCATCTAGTCGATCCGAGTGCCGCGCATCCCGCCGACGACGCCAAAAGCAAAAGCTACAAAGACAGTATTCCGCAATATGCGAAGGCGCGCACAAGCATTGTCACGGAAAAATCCGCCAAAGACGGATTTTTGTCGTCGAAACGTAGCCAAGAAAAGTTCCTCTCATGGTTCGTGATCAGTCTTCTTGTCGTTCTCGTCGCTGTCAATGTCTTTCTGTACTACAAGCTGAAAAATCTCGAAAGTGTCGCGAACGACTTGCCATCCGATTATCTCGGCAAGCTCCAAGGATACGACGAAAATGGCGGCAATGCGCCCGAATCTCACGCAGATTGGCTCAAGCTGCTGCAGCAACAGGAAATCCATCATGCGCAAGAAATGCAAAAGTGGCAAACGTTGTTACGCACATCCATTGACATGCTAAAGAAAATCGAAGACACTCTCAATAGCTTGCAAGGTCTGATTcacacgacgaaaaaaagctaa
- the LOC134834801 gene encoding protein FAM32A, with protein MEDDYAQVARGPLKLKKDSEIKKKKKKKNKSKDKEKMEKVLVDKPPAEEQQSKAPVRQLTKAELAFKKMQEKIQKERIKQRAAMTHKQKVEKFNEHLDSLTEHFDIPKVSWTK; from the exons atggaagacGATTACGCGCAAGTAGCTCGTGGTCCATTGAAGCTGAAGAAAGACTCGGaaatcaagaagaagaagaaaaagaagaacaaGAGCAAGGACAAGGAaaagatggaaaaagttttggtCGATAAGCCACCAGCGGAAGAGCAACAAAGCAAGGCACCCGTGCGACAATTGACAAAAGCGGAATTGGCTTTCAAGAAAATGCAGGAGAAAatt caaaaagaaCGCATAAAACAACGCGCAGCAATGACCCATAAACAAAAGGTCGAGAAATTTAATGAGCATCTGGATTCGCTAACGGAGCACTTTGATATTCCAAAAGTTTCTtggacaaaataa